In Thalassoglobus sp. JC818, a single window of DNA contains:
- a CDS encoding DVUA0089 family protein, whose product MKKFMAAWSIVMMMGMLSQAEAGFFSFSGEFQTDDTVQLFNFTLNSASDVTLQSFGYAGGTQADGNVVSAGGFDPILYLFDSSGNVIDFNDDGGFPDVNIDPVTGSTYDVYMEILGLGPGNYTVALSQYDNFLNGGIAGNLSDGFAFTGDPEFTQKFTGNSSGKFWDVNGFARNGQFAFDIVGVDSASLQSVPEPSSLALVTLGLASAGVIRRKRRNQANA is encoded by the coding sequence ATGAAAAAATTTATGGCCGCATGGTCCATCGTCATGATGATGGGCATGCTTTCTCAAGCGGAAGCGGGATTCTTCTCGTTTAGCGGGGAGTTCCAAACAGATGACACTGTTCAGCTGTTCAACTTCACGCTGAATTCCGCTTCGGACGTGACTCTGCAGTCGTTCGGTTACGCCGGCGGAACACAAGCTGACGGAAACGTTGTTTCCGCTGGTGGTTTCGATCCGATCCTGTACTTGTTCGATTCCAGTGGAAACGTGATCGACTTCAATGACGATGGCGGATTCCCAGATGTGAATATCGATCCAGTCACAGGCAGCACCTACGACGTTTACATGGAAATCCTCGGTCTTGGACCAGGAAACTACACTGTGGCATTGTCGCAGTACGACAACTTCCTGAACGGCGGAATTGCTGGAAACCTTTCAGATGGATTCGCCTTCACTGGAGATCCAGAGTTCACTCAGAAGTTCACTGGAAACTCCTCCGGAAAGTTCTGGGATGTCAACGGATTTGCTCGTAACGGACAATTCGCGTTCGACATCGTTGGAGTCGACTCAGCTTCATTGCAGTCAGTTCCAGAACCTTCTTCACTGGCGCTCGTGACCCTCGGTCTGGCATCTGCCGGAGTGATTCGTCGCAAACGACGCAACCAGGCCAACGCCTGA